The Halomicronema hongdechloris C2206 genome includes a window with the following:
- a CDS encoding DUF2997 domain-containing protein encodes METLEFIIYPDGHVKEVVTGIVGTSCAEVTAAIEAQLGRVVSQEKTSEYFAQPVNQTSETSATNQVSYSQW; translated from the coding sequence ATGGAGACGCTTGAGTTCATTATTTACCCCGATGGACACGTCAAGGAGGTGGTAACCGGGATTGTCGGTACTTCCTGTGCAGAAGTCACGGCTGCCATCGAGGCTCAGCTAGGCCGAGTGGTCTCCCAAGAAAAGACTTCTGAATATTTTGCTCAGCCAGTGAATCAGACGTCAGAGACGTCTGCAACCAACCAAGTCTCCTATAGTCAGTGGTGA
- a CDS encoding ferredoxin, producing MDDAQFSDAFGSDQPNGLEPELGGHLRDQGVRSGFEPELGGSLRQQAVYVDELTCIGCKHCAHVARNTFYIEPDYGRSRAYRQDGDSEELIQEAIDTCPVNCIHWVTYAELKQLEEDRKYQVIPTTGFPVDKAVAMSRFRRAKFRAQSQSVDEGP from the coding sequence ATGGATGATGCCCAATTCTCAGACGCGTTTGGCTCTGACCAACCCAATGGGTTGGAACCGGAACTGGGAGGACATCTACGAGACCAAGGGGTCCGTTCTGGATTTGAGCCAGAGTTAGGGGGCAGTTTACGCCAGCAAGCTGTCTATGTAGATGAGCTGACTTGCATCGGCTGTAAACACTGTGCCCATGTGGCTCGTAATACATTTTATATCGAGCCCGACTATGGTCGCTCGCGGGCCTATCGCCAAGATGGAGATTCAGAAGAATTGATCCAGGAGGCGATTGATACCTGCCCGGTAAACTGCATTCATTGGGTTACCTATGCCGAATTGAAGCAGTTGGAGGAAGATCGTAAGTACCAGGTTATCCCGACTACAGGGTTTCCGGTGGATAAGGCCGTGGCCATGTCCCGCTTCCGCCGCGCTAAATTTCGGGCTCAATCGCAATCCGTAGACGAGGGACCCTAG
- a CDS encoding DUF1257 domain-containing protein, which yields MSHFSQIKTKIRNLESLQAALDDVGADWKPGPKSLRGYQGQIQAADVVIEQANGYDIGFRLNPDTQEYELVADLQYWKQPLSVDGFLNQITQRYAYHTVLRETSHQGFQVSEQANEQDGAIRLVLQRWGA from the coding sequence ATGTCACACTTTAGCCAGATCAAAACCAAGATTCGTAACCTCGAGTCCCTCCAGGCAGCTCTCGATGATGTAGGTGCCGACTGGAAGCCTGGTCCTAAGAGTCTTCGAGGGTATCAGGGGCAAATTCAAGCGGCTGATGTTGTTATCGAGCAAGCCAATGGGTACGACATCGGGTTTCGTCTTAACCCCGATACCCAAGAATATGAGTTGGTGGCTGATCTACAGTACTGGAAGCAGCCGCTGTCGGTAGATGGTTTTTTGAATCAAATCACCCAGCGCTACGCTTACCACACCGTCCTGCGTGAAACTTCTCACCAGGGCTTTCAGGTGTCGGAGCAGGCGAATGAACAAGATGGTGCCATTCGTCTGGTGCTGCAGCGTTGGGGTGCGTAG
- a CDS encoding DUF4335 domain-containing protein, with protein MVSLTRSHPPLPCFMTAAPESICRSYQRPTCTLAIEGQLSPLSQWSRRPLLKQVHFQLQLCQGDQAFQLQGDHQQLSQLTHLVQDYVQQRLGHHDTPIPPVSSPQPDGLTLSPAGGTRHYLSLGPLAQHHTPQGLTLSTLQLFDLTTVLDQAALAANIVEPSTAAQRPLQPLALPLRNVPRRHRHPWLWASSAAGLLLAVGIGALISQTSQSPPQTATSSLDTAEDATTEALRAPSASESPAPAADPSVTSSSLPPTPAEAPTSSGTQPPAPAAEAPPSPDATAAADSPPETASPGDAHGSGATHDADDDITAAVPPEVASSQRVEASSNPQHAWLQAISQRLTPLAATLSPATATYRLTVAADGTVAAVTTLDQDLDDQSDPEDEAVTSALVGQPLPPPPSQAEQELWLRFHPDGTISLSLEPF; from the coding sequence ATGGTTAGCCTTACTCGATCGCACCCACCTCTCCCCTGCTTCATGACCGCTGCCCCTGAGTCCATCTGCCGCAGCTACCAACGTCCTACCTGCACCTTAGCCATAGAGGGCCAGCTCTCCCCCCTATCCCAATGGTCCCGGCGGCCCCTGCTAAAACAGGTGCACTTTCAGCTGCAGCTGTGCCAGGGAGATCAAGCCTTTCAACTACAAGGCGATCACCAGCAACTGAGCCAATTGACCCACCTGGTGCAAGACTATGTGCAGCAGCGCCTGGGTCACCATGACACCCCCATCCCCCCCGTCTCTTCGCCCCAGCCCGATGGACTCACGCTCAGCCCTGCCGGCGGTACCCGCCATTATCTATCCCTGGGCCCGTTAGCTCAGCACCATACCCCTCAAGGTCTGACCCTGAGCACGTTACAACTATTTGATCTGACCACGGTGCTAGATCAGGCAGCCCTGGCCGCTAACATTGTGGAGCCATCGACGGCAGCCCAACGCCCCTTGCAGCCCTTAGCCCTGCCCCTGAGGAATGTTCCTCGTCGCCATCGCCATCCTTGGCTCTGGGCCAGTAGCGCTGCTGGGTTACTATTGGCCGTTGGCATCGGTGCGCTGATCAGTCAAACCAGCCAATCGCCGCCCCAAACCGCCACCTCTTCCCTGGATACGGCAGAAGATGCCACCACCGAAGCCCTCAGAGCCCCCAGTGCTTCAGAATCACCGGCTCCGGCTGCAGACCCCTCCGTTACCTCCTCGTCCCTGCCGCCAACCCCTGCCGAGGCTCCTACCAGCTCAGGGACTCAGCCGCCGGCACCCGCTGCCGAGGCTCCCCCGTCGCCTGATGCCACTGCTGCGGCCGACTCACCGCCGGAGACAGCCTCCCCCGGTGATGCCCATGGCTCGGGGGCAACCCACGACGCCGATGATGACATCACCGCGGCAGTTCCTCCAGAGGTGGCCAGCTCCCAACGGGTAGAGGCATCATCCAATCCCCAGCACGCCTGGCTCCAGGCCATCAGCCAGCGCTTAACTCCGCTAGCGGCCACACTCTCCCCGGCAACTGCTACCTATCGGCTCACGGTGGCGGCGGATGGCACCGTGGCGGCAGTCACAACCCTGGACCAGGACTTGGATGACCAATCTGATCCGGAGGATGAGGCGGTGACCTCAGCCCTGGTAGGGCAGCCTTTACCGCCTCCCCCGAGCCAAGCGGAACAGGAGCTGTGGCTGCGATTTCATCCTGATGGCACCATCAGTCTCAGCCTTGAGCCATTCTAG
- the sufR gene encoding iron-sulfur cluster biosynthesis transcriptional regulator SufR, translating to MTSLQHPSTKEDILRYLLKQGEATAQVLADQLGVSSQAIRRHLKDLELDGLIEHRAIQEGMGRPNYVYQLSRKGRDHFPDQYDEFALSLLDTLAETVGQEQVGTILRKQWTRKAKDYRQQVGSGSLEERVSRLVELRKNEGYMAEWHRLEPEDQPGASPRFVIAEYNCAISHIAESFPTVCGHELEMFEVALPDCSVTRTHWLANGEHRCGYMIEPKQ from the coding sequence ATGACATCGTTGCAACATCCCTCCACTAAAGAAGACATCCTGCGTTACCTACTGAAGCAAGGAGAAGCTACTGCTCAAGTGCTAGCAGATCAATTGGGGGTTAGCTCCCAGGCGATCCGCCGTCATCTCAAGGATTTGGAACTGGATGGACTGATTGAGCATCGAGCCATCCAGGAGGGCATGGGTCGTCCCAACTATGTCTATCAACTCAGTCGTAAAGGACGAGACCACTTCCCAGATCAGTATGATGAGTTTGCTCTATCCCTACTAGACACCTTGGCCGAAACTGTTGGCCAAGAGCAGGTGGGAACTATTTTGCGTAAGCAGTGGACTCGCAAAGCCAAAGATTATCGGCAGCAAGTGGGCTCTGGTTCTCTGGAAGAACGGGTATCTCGCCTGGTAGAACTTCGGAAGAATGAGGGGTACATGGCTGAGTGGCATCGTCTAGAACCGGAAGATCAGCCTGGTGCCTCTCCCCGATTTGTAATTGCTGAGTACAACTGTGCCATCTCCCATATTGCCGAGTCGTTCCCAACTGTCTGTGGTCATGAGCTAGAAATGTTTGAGGTGGCTCTGCCAGATTGCTCGGTAACTCGTACTCATTGGTTGGCCAATGGGGAACATCGATGTGGCTACATGATCGAACCGAAGCAGTAG
- the bioU gene encoding (S)-8-amino-7-oxononanoate synthase BioU, which produces MTSRDAKTTPIQVGVLGFGGLGQAAAQVLAAKQEMRLVAVADRQGYLMNPAGVSLQDCIQAYRQHGSVGYGEPGGTLSQQSILDLVQAAPEVDGYFLALPNLPNTFMAAIAREVAASGWRGVLVDALKRTSAMAQILALQETLQAASITYLTGCGATPGLLTAAAVIAAQSYAEIHRVAITFGVGIANWEAYRATIREDIAHLPGYDVETARAMSDADVAALLDKTNGLLHLENMEHADDLMLELAGICPRDRVTVGGIVDTRNPKKPLSTNIQVTGRTFEGKMSTHTFTLGDETSMAANVCGPAFGYLKAGIQLYRRGLHGVFTAAEVMPQFVR; this is translated from the coding sequence ATGACCTCTAGAGACGCCAAGACAACGCCTATCCAGGTGGGAGTGTTAGGCTTTGGCGGCCTAGGCCAGGCGGCTGCCCAGGTGCTGGCTGCCAAGCAGGAAATGCGATTGGTCGCCGTCGCCGACAGGCAGGGATACCTAATGAATCCGGCGGGAGTGTCTCTCCAGGATTGCATTCAGGCCTATCGGCAACATGGCTCTGTGGGGTATGGAGAACCGGGAGGCACCCTAAGCCAGCAGAGTATTCTCGATTTAGTGCAGGCGGCTCCTGAGGTGGATGGTTATTTTCTGGCGTTACCCAATTTACCCAATACGTTTATGGCTGCCATAGCCCGGGAGGTGGCCGCCAGTGGTTGGCGAGGAGTGCTGGTGGATGCCTTGAAGCGAACCAGCGCCATGGCGCAGATTCTGGCTCTACAGGAAACTCTGCAAGCCGCCAGTATTACCTATTTAACCGGGTGTGGAGCAACTCCAGGGCTATTGACGGCAGCGGCGGTGATTGCAGCTCAGAGTTACGCCGAAATTCATCGGGTGGCCATTACCTTTGGGGTAGGCATTGCCAATTGGGAAGCCTATCGGGCCACGATTCGAGAAGATATCGCCCATCTCCCTGGCTATGATGTGGAGACGGCCCGAGCCATGAGCGATGCAGACGTAGCTGCCCTGTTGGACAAAACCAATGGCCTGCTGCATCTAGAGAATATGGAACATGCCGATGATCTGATGCTGGAGTTGGCGGGGATTTGCCCACGGGATCGAGTCACGGTCGGCGGCATTGTCGATACCCGTAACCCGAAGAAGCCCCTCAGCACTAACATCCAGGTCACAGGCCGTACCTTTGAGGGCAAGATGTCTACCCATACATTTACCCTGGGGGATGAGACCAGCATGGCGGCTAATGTCTGTGGTCCTGCCTTTGGCTATCTGAAGGCCGGCATACAGCTATACCGCCGTGGCCTCCATGGCGTTTTCACCGCGGCTGAAGTAATGCCCCAGTTTGTGCGCTAA
- a CDS encoding pentapeptide repeat-containing protein encodes MAVETIRSGQLRHLPGADLEDQDLSELDLSDAQLAGANLMGANLSRTSLNRAHLEGCNLMGAQLIAADVRASLWGANLMQCDLTEADLRGANLRGVSLMGARLAGASLRGVFLNGSNLAGVNLLGLDLRQADLRGANLTGANLHGADLSGADLQGAILNDANLEEADLREADLSGASLNGANLLCALLDRTKLEGTSLMGACVVGTPLDT; translated from the coding sequence ATGGCAGTCGAGACCATTCGATCAGGCCAACTGCGCCATCTACCAGGGGCTGACCTGGAAGATCAGGATCTATCAGAGCTGGATCTCTCCGATGCCCAATTGGCAGGGGCCAATCTGATGGGAGCTAATCTCAGTCGAACGTCCCTGAACCGGGCCCACTTGGAAGGATGTAACTTAATGGGAGCCCAACTGATTGCAGCAGATGTGAGAGCCAGCCTTTGGGGGGCCAATCTGATGCAGTGTGATCTGACGGAAGCCGACCTGCGAGGTGCCAACCTCAGGGGGGTCTCGCTGATGGGCGCCCGTCTGGCAGGGGCCAGTCTCAGGGGAGTGTTTCTCAATGGCAGTAATTTGGCCGGAGTCAATCTGCTGGGGTTGGACCTACGGCAGGCCGATCTACGGGGGGCCAATCTAACTGGCGCCAATCTCCACGGAGCTGACCTATCTGGTGCTGATCTGCAGGGGGCTATCCTCAACGATGCCAACCTAGAGGAAGCCGATCTCAGAGAAGCTGATTTATCTGGCGCCTCCCTAAACGGCGCCAATCTCCTCTGTGCCCTTTTGGATCGCACCAAGCTTGAGGGCACCAGCCTGATGGGGGCTTGTGTGGTAGGGACTCCTCTGGATACTTGA
- the sufB gene encoding Fe-S cluster assembly protein SufB: protein MSPSVQSLVSQPYKYGFKTDIATDSLPRGLNEDVVRMISAKKNEPDFMLEFRLKAYRKWLTMKEPTWSSVVYPPIDFQSIIYYSAPKPANQEKLGSLDEVDPALLDTFEKLGIPLSEQKRLANVAVDAIFDSVSVATTYKEKLAEEGVIFCSISEAVQHHPELVEKYLGSVVPPGDNYFAALNSAVFSDGSFVYIPKGTKCPMDLSTYFRMNTDEAGQFERTLIVAEERSSVTYLEGCTAPMYDSNQLHAAIVELVALDDAEINYSTVQNWFAGDEQGKGGIYNFVTKRGLCAGRNSKISWTQVETGSAITWKYPSCVLVGDNSVGKFYSVALTNNLQQADTGTKMLHIGKNTKSTIVSKGISAGKSKNSYRGLVRMGPKADGARNYSQCDSMLIGDTASANTFPYIQVQNNTAQVEHEASTSKIGEDQLFYFAQRGISPEDAISMIISGFCRDVFNELPMEFAAEADKLLALKLENTVG, encoded by the coding sequence ATGAGTCCTAGTGTTCAGTCTCTTGTTAGCCAGCCCTATAAGTACGGGTTCAAAACCGATATTGCAACCGACTCCTTGCCTCGGGGGTTGAATGAAGATGTCGTCCGCATGATTTCGGCTAAGAAGAATGAGCCGGACTTCATGCTAGAGTTTCGCCTCAAAGCTTACCGTAAGTGGTTGACCATGAAGGAGCCGACCTGGTCCAGCGTGGTCTATCCGCCCATTGACTTTCAGAGCATCATCTACTACTCGGCTCCCAAGCCAGCTAACCAAGAGAAATTAGGGAGCCTAGATGAGGTGGATCCAGCTCTACTAGACACCTTTGAGAAGTTGGGCATTCCCCTTTCCGAGCAAAAGCGGCTAGCCAATGTGGCGGTCGATGCCATTTTTGACAGTGTATCGGTGGCCACCACCTACAAAGAGAAGCTGGCCGAGGAAGGGGTGATCTTCTGCTCAATTTCAGAAGCAGTACAGCACCACCCTGAGCTGGTAGAGAAATACCTGGGCAGTGTCGTGCCGCCTGGAGATAATTACTTTGCGGCCTTGAACTCGGCAGTCTTTAGCGACGGGTCTTTCGTTTACATTCCCAAGGGCACTAAGTGCCCCATGGATCTGTCCACCTATTTTCGCATGAACACTGATGAGGCGGGGCAGTTCGAGCGCACGCTGATTGTGGCGGAAGAGCGTAGCTCGGTCACCTATTTGGAGGGCTGCACCGCGCCTATGTATGACAGCAACCAGCTACACGCCGCCATTGTGGAGCTGGTGGCCCTTGATGATGCCGAAATTAATTATTCAACGGTACAAAACTGGTTTGCTGGTGATGAACAGGGCAAGGGCGGTATTTATAACTTTGTCACCAAGCGCGGCCTCTGTGCTGGCCGAAACTCTAAGATTTCCTGGACTCAGGTAGAGACGGGGTCGGCGATTACCTGGAAGTATCCCAGTTGTGTGTTGGTGGGGGACAACTCCGTGGGTAAATTCTACTCAGTGGCTCTAACCAATAACCTGCAGCAGGCCGATACGGGTACCAAGATGCTGCATATTGGGAAGAACACCAAGAGCACGATCGTGTCGAAGGGAATTTCGGCAGGTAAATCGAAGAATAGTTATCGTGGTTTGGTGCGGATGGGACCCAAGGCAGATGGGGCTCGCAACTACTCCCAATGTGACTCAATGTTGATTGGGGATACGGCCAGCGCCAATACTTTTCCCTACATTCAAGTACAAAACAATACGGCCCAAGTAGAGCACGAAGCCTCTACTTCTAAGATTGGCGAAGACCAACTCTTCTACTTTGCCCAGCGAGGTATTTCGCCGGAAGATGCCATTTCCATGATCATCAGTGGCTTCTGCCGCGATGTCTTCAATGAACTGCCCATGGAATTTGCCGCTGAGGCCGATAAGCTGTTGGCTCTGAAGTTAGAGAACACGGTGGGTTAG
- the sufC gene encoding Fe-S cluster assembly ATPase SufC produces MMSEHSDVIIEVQDLHATVEDTEILKGVNLQVKAGEIHAVMGLNGSGKSTFAKVLAGHPDYEVTSGQMLFRGQDLTAMEPHERAATGVFLAFQYPLEIPGVSNRDFLRVAYNAHRRARGEEEIDVFDFDDLIEECLDIVKMDISFLDRSVNEGFSGGEKKRNEILQMALLQPTLAILDETDSGLDIDALKTVAHGVNQLAGPDNAMVVITHYQRMLNYIVPAYVHVMADGRIVKTGTKELAQELESRGYEWILQEADVEVTA; encoded by the coding sequence ATGATGAGTGAACATAGTGATGTAATTATTGAGGTACAGGATCTGCATGCTACTGTGGAGGATACCGAGATCCTCAAGGGAGTCAATCTCCAGGTAAAGGCGGGAGAGATCCATGCCGTGATGGGCCTAAATGGATCTGGCAAGAGTACCTTTGCCAAGGTGCTGGCAGGTCACCCCGACTATGAGGTGACCTCGGGTCAAATGCTCTTCCGGGGACAAGACCTAACGGCTATGGAGCCCCATGAACGAGCGGCTACCGGGGTATTTTTGGCCTTTCAATATCCCTTAGAAATTCCTGGGGTCAGTAATCGTGACTTTTTGCGGGTGGCGTACAATGCCCACCGCAGAGCTCGTGGAGAAGAGGAAATCGATGTCTTCGATTTTGACGACTTAATTGAGGAATGCCTCGACATCGTCAAGATGGACATTAGCTTCTTGGATCGCAGCGTCAACGAGGGATTCTCAGGCGGCGAGAAGAAGCGCAATGAAATCCTGCAGATGGCTCTCTTGCAGCCAACTCTGGCAATCTTAGATGAAACCGATTCTGGTCTCGACATCGATGCCCTGAAGACGGTGGCCCATGGCGTGAATCAGTTGGCCGGTCCCGATAACGCCATGGTGGTGATTACTCACTACCAGCGCATGTTGAACTACATCGTACCGGCGTATGTGCATGTGATGGCCGATGGCCGCATTGTTAAAACCGGCACTAAAGAATTGGCCCAAGAGCTGGAGAGCCGTGGCTATGAGTGGATTTTGCAGGAAGCTGACGTCGAGGTGACTGCGTGA
- a CDS encoding ferredoxin-thioredoxin reductase catalytic domain-containing protein produces MSQHKTTQASQKNLELMRNFSQSYAKRTGTYFCADLGVTSVVIEGLAKHKDDFGAPLCPCRHYEDKEAEVKATYWNCPCVPMQERKECHCMLFLTPDNPFVGDKQEISFEEIRTETDKY; encoded by the coding sequence ATGAGTCAGCATAAAACGACCCAAGCTTCCCAAAAGAACTTAGAGCTGATGCGTAACTTCTCTCAAAGCTATGCTAAGCGTACCGGCACCTACTTTTGTGCTGATCTCGGCGTTACTTCCGTCGTGATCGAAGGCCTAGCAAAGCACAAGGATGATTTTGGTGCCCCCCTCTGCCCTTGTCGTCATTATGAAGATAAGGAAGCTGAGGTCAAGGCAACCTACTGGAACTGTCCCTGTGTGCCCATGCAGGAGCGTAAGGAGTGTCATTGCATGCTGTTTCTGACTCCTGACAATCCCTTCGTTGGTGACAAGCAAGAGATTTCCTTCGAAGAAATCCGCACCGAGACAGATAAATATTAA
- a CDS encoding SufS family cysteine desulfurase, producing the protein MTVAQARTLASQVRADFPILQQQVNGQPLVYFDNAATSQKPQSVLATLRHYYECDNANVHRGIHALSARATDAYEGARDKLAAFINAASRDEIVFTRNASEAINLVAYSWGMNQLGAGDEIILSVMEHHSNLVPWQFVAQRTGAQLKFVGLTPDQTFDLDHYRQLLSDRTKLVAVNHVSNTLGCLNPVNTIIELAHQYGARVLIDACQSTPHMPLDVQALDCDWLVASGHKMCAPTGIGFLYGQLDLLRAMPPFLGGGEMIADVFLDYATYADLPHKFEAGTPAIAEAIALGAAVDYLSSVGMEAIADYEHELTAYLYQALNQIPQVRLYGPQPRSDGSGRAALATFTVDTVHAQDLSTLLDQSGVAIRSGHHCTQPLHRLLGVDSTARASLYFYNTREEIDRFIAALKDTIDFFGSIFDDDL; encoded by the coding sequence ATGACTGTCGCCCAAGCCCGTACCTTAGCCAGCCAAGTCCGAGCCGACTTCCCCATCCTGCAACAGCAGGTCAATGGTCAACCCCTGGTGTACTTTGACAACGCGGCGACTTCCCAAAAACCCCAGAGCGTCCTGGCTACTCTGAGGCACTACTACGAGTGCGACAATGCCAATGTGCATCGAGGCATTCATGCCCTCAGTGCTCGAGCCACCGATGCCTACGAGGGGGCACGAGATAAACTAGCGGCTTTCATCAACGCCGCCTCTCGAGACGAAATCGTCTTTACCCGCAATGCCAGTGAGGCCATTAACCTAGTGGCCTACAGCTGGGGCATGAACCAATTGGGTGCCGGAGACGAGATTATCCTGTCGGTGATGGAGCACCACAGTAATCTGGTGCCTTGGCAATTTGTGGCCCAGCGCACTGGCGCCCAGCTCAAATTCGTTGGGTTGACGCCCGATCAAACATTCGATCTAGATCACTATCGGCAGCTGCTCTCAGACCGCACCAAGCTGGTGGCCGTCAATCATGTCTCCAATACTCTAGGCTGCCTTAATCCAGTTAATACCATCATAGAGTTGGCCCATCAATACGGAGCTAGGGTACTCATCGATGCCTGCCAGAGTACCCCTCATATGCCCTTGGATGTGCAAGCCCTCGACTGTGATTGGTTGGTGGCCTCAGGGCATAAGATGTGCGCCCCTACCGGCATCGGGTTTCTCTACGGTCAGTTAGATCTACTGCGAGCCATGCCCCCCTTCCTAGGCGGTGGAGAAATGATCGCCGATGTCTTCCTCGACTACGCGACCTACGCCGACCTGCCCCATAAATTCGAGGCTGGCACCCCAGCCATTGCCGAGGCCATTGCCTTGGGAGCTGCGGTCGATTATCTCTCCTCGGTAGGGATGGAGGCCATTGCCGACTATGAGCATGAGCTTACGGCTTACCTATATCAGGCCCTAAACCAGATTCCCCAGGTGCGTCTCTATGGTCCCCAACCTCGCTCCGATGGCAGCGGTCGAGCCGCTTTGGCCACTTTCACCGTTGACACCGTCCATGCCCAGGATCTCTCGACCCTATTAGATCAATCAGGAGTGGCCATTCGCTCCGGTCACCACTGCACCCAACCGCTACACCGCTTGCTGGGCGTTGATTCTACGGCTCGAGCTAGCCTTTATTTCTACAACACTCGCGAGGAAATCGATCGCTTCATCGCCGCCCTGAAAGACACCATCGATTTCTTCGGCAGCATCTTCGATGACGACCTCTAA
- the sufD gene encoding Fe-S cluster assembly protein SufD, whose product MTPPATGTTAVDRREDYLNHLLSQATQQGERSLPLSSLRDTAKALVREQTFPSTRDEEWRFTDLSAMMQLPFQAVETVGKPQPDLSSLTLAETASSRLVFINGRYAAELSSTQALPSNVVVGSFSQLYGQDSLGASLEERLGQQFGSNEVFTALNTVGFADAAVIWVPRNQILEVPIQLIQISLPGETPTLGHPRCLVVAESGSAVTLVESFGGSGGDHFTNSVTEMWVEPTAQLKHVRLQREGDGVFHVGKTAVSQGRDSQYDHVSVTLGGRLCRHHLEVYQTGEQTTTRLYGLDAIATNQVADTHSLIALTHPHGYADQLHKSIIDDHAHAIFNGKIQVPHEAQLTTASQLNRNLLLSGKGRVNTKPQLEIVADNVKCAHGATVSQLDADEVFYLQSRGIQADQAQRLLLYGFAIEIINHIPLESLRQVLTATMTAWTR is encoded by the coding sequence ATGACACCCCCCGCTACTGGAACCACTGCTGTTGACCGGCGCGAGGACTATCTCAATCACCTGTTGAGCCAAGCTACTCAGCAGGGTGAGCGCAGTTTGCCGTTATCGTCGCTGCGAGACACGGCTAAGGCCTTAGTGCGGGAGCAAACCTTTCCGTCTACTCGAGATGAGGAATGGCGCTTTACTGACCTTAGCGCCATGATGCAACTGCCTTTCCAAGCAGTAGAGACGGTTGGCAAGCCCCAACCAGATTTGTCGTCGTTGACGTTGGCAGAGACGGCGAGTAGTCGCTTGGTGTTTATCAATGGCCGCTACGCAGCAGAGCTGTCGTCTACGCAGGCATTGCCATCCAATGTGGTGGTGGGCAGCTTCAGTCAGCTATATGGCCAAGACTCCTTAGGCGCCTCGTTGGAAGAACGCCTAGGACAGCAGTTTGGCAGCAATGAGGTCTTTACAGCCTTAAATACAGTAGGCTTTGCCGATGCGGCGGTGATCTGGGTGCCGCGGAACCAGATCTTGGAGGTGCCGATTCAGCTGATCCAGATATCGCTGCCGGGGGAGACGCCGACGCTAGGACATCCCCGTTGTCTGGTGGTGGCGGAGTCTGGTAGTGCGGTCACGTTGGTGGAAAGCTTTGGTGGCTCCGGGGGCGATCACTTTACCAATAGTGTGACGGAAATGTGGGTCGAGCCCACGGCCCAGCTGAAGCACGTGCGTCTGCAACGGGAGGGAGATGGGGTATTCCATGTCGGTAAGACGGCGGTATCCCAAGGGCGAGATAGTCAGTACGATCATGTCTCGGTCACTCTAGGAGGGCGGCTCTGTCGCCACCATCTAGAGGTGTATCAGACAGGAGAGCAGACGACGACGCGGTTATATGGCCTAGATGCGATCGCAACCAATCAAGTGGCCGACACCCATAGCCTCATTGCCTTAACGCATCCCCATGGCTATGCCGATCAGCTGCATAAATCCATCATCGACGATCACGCCCACGCCATCTTCAACGGCAAAATTCAAGTGCCCCACGAAGCTCAATTGACCACAGCCAGTCAGCTGAACCGCAATCTACTCCTCTCCGGCAAAGGCCGAGTCAACACCAAGCCCCAACTGGAAATTGTTGCTGACAACGTCAAATGTGCCCATGGAGCCACCGTTAGCCAGCTCGACGCCGACGAAGTCTTTTACCTACAGAGTCGGGGCATTCAAGCCGACCAAGCCCAGCGGCTGTTGCTCTATGGCTTTGCCATTGAAATCATCAACCACATTCCCCTGGAATCCTTACGGCAAGTTCTCACCGCTACCATGACTGCATGGACCCGGTAA